Proteins from a genomic interval of Benincasa hispida cultivar B227 chromosome 7, ASM972705v1, whole genome shotgun sequence:
- the LOC120081052 gene encoding uncharacterized protein LOC120081052 yields MAFGLCIKGFLNCIHPVIVVDEIYLHEKYKGMLLIATYIDDNNNIFPIAFNIVDGENDASWTWFMIHLKALVGDISNLVIISNRHISIAKVASSIFSDAFHALYIYHIQNNLIGKFKNKDIIPHFYLAVKTYRMSEFQMSWAKLHQYPRVMTYLEEVRLQRWIRVYQVHCTYDKSTTNIVECLNGVLKNTRELPITKLLKHIHEWL; encoded by the coding sequence ATGGCATTTGGTCTGTGTATTAAGGGTTTCTTGAATTGCATCCACCCAGTAATCGTAGTTGATGAGATCTATTTGCACGAGAAAtacaaaggtatgttgttaATAGCAACCTATATTGATGACAATAACAACATATTTCCTATCGCCTTCAATATTGTAGATGGTGAGAATGATGCATCATGGACTTGGTTCATGATTCATTTGAAGGCTTTGGTAGGAGACATTTCGAATTTAGTGATTATATCAAATCGTCACATCTCAATTGCAAAGGTTGCCTCAAGTATATTCTCGGATGCATTTCATGCTTTATATATATACCATATTCAGAACAATTTGATAGGCAAATTTAAGAATAAGGACATAATCCCACACTTCTACCTAGCGGTGAAAACTTATAGAATGTCTGAGTTTCAGATGTCTTGGGCTAAGCTCCATCAATATCCTAGGGTGATGACCTATCTTGAGGAGGTTAGATTACAACGGTGGATAAGGGTTTATCAAGTCCATTGTACATATGATAAGTCGACGACAAATATAGTAGAATGTCTCAATGGAGTGTTGAAAAATACACGAGAACTACCAATCACGAAGCTATTGAAGCATATCCATGAGTGGTTATAA
- the LOC120082072 gene encoding uncharacterized protein LOC120082072 — protein sequence MKTAAIFLGIILSLLLFVNFCYAAEESVTEFQSGKGAAGVTAKNGGEEQEEKFKFLHHHKPYFKKPFLKPVPYKHPFLKKPIPVHPFLKKPIPVHPFLKKPIPVHPFLKKPFPKPIKPPVFHSHP from the exons ATGAAAACTGCTGCCATTTTTCTTGGCATTATTCTCTCTTTGCTTTTGTTTGTTAACTTCTGCTATGCAGCAGAGGAAAGTGTTACTGAATTTCAGTCTGGGAAAG GTGCAGCTGGTGTAACAGCTAAAAATGGAGGAGAAGAGCAAGAAGAGAAATTCAAGTTTCTTCATCACCACAAGCCATACTTCAAGAAACCATTTCTAAAGCCAGTTCCATACAAGCATCCTTTTCTCAAGAAGCCAATTCCAGTTCACCCATTTCTCAAGAAGCCAATTCCAGTTCACCCATTTCTCAAGAAGCCAATTCCAGTTCATCCATTCCTCAAGAAGCCATTTCCAAAGCCAATTAAACCACCAGTCTTCCATAGCCATCCTTGA
- the LOC120082071 gene encoding annexin D3 — protein sequence MSSFSFKSFSWRKSKSSKSDSGRSFSSSPEEERFLTENMGTLRVPETVPSPAEDCDRLKKAFDGWGTDEKALIRILGQRNAAQRKAIRETYLELYNESLIDRIHAELSGDFRKAAILWAYDPAERDARLANEALRSYKKGIHELQVLVEIACATSPHHLMAVRQAYCSLFDCSLEEDIFSTISMPLRKLLVGLVSSFRHDKEVVDSVVADSEANLLHDAINAKQLNRSGVIWILSTRNFFQLRATFACYKQKYGNPIDQDIVKCGNSDLESLFKIAIWCIDTPEKHFAKVINKAIVGLGTDEDSLTRAIVSRAEIDTMKIREEYSNMFKNKLDDDVIGDTSGDYKDMLMILLGAKV from the exons ATGAGCAGTTTCTCCTTCAAATCCTTCTCGTGGAGGAAATCCAAATCCTCGAAATCGGATTCCGGCCGTTCCTTTTCGTCGTCGCCGGAGGAAGAGCGGTTCCTGACGGAAAATATGGGAACTCTGAGAGTGCCGGAGACCGTTCCATCTCCCGCCGAGGACTGTGATAGGCTCAAGAAAGCTTTTGATG GATGGGGAACGGATGAGAAGGCATTGATAAGGATATTAGGACAGAGAAATGCAGCTCAAAGGAAGGCAATTAGAGAGACTTATCTCGAGCTATACAACGAGTCGCTGATTGATCGCATCCATGCTGAACTCTCCGGTGATTTTAGA AAAGCCGCAATTTTGTGGGCATATGATCCTGCAGAGAGGGATGCAAGATTGGCAAATGAAGCTTTGAGGTCATATAAGAAAGGCATCCATGAGCTTCAAGTATTAGTGGAGATAGCCTGTGCCACATCTCCTCACCATCTGATGGCAGTAAGGCAGGCCTACTGTTCTCTCTTTGATTGCTCGCTTGAGGAAGACATTTTCTCCACCATCTCCATGCCTCTTAGAAAG CTTCTAGTTGGTTTGGTGAGTTCCTTCAGGCATGATAAAGAGGTGGTGGACAGTGTCGTTGCTGATTCAGAAGCCAATTTATTACACGACGCTATCAATGCGAAGCAATTAAACCGCAGTGGTGTCATTTGGATACTGAGCACAAGGAATTTCTTTCAGCTTAGAGCAACCTTTGCATGCTATAAGCAAAAGTATGGAAACCCTATAGACCAG GACATTGTGAAATGTGGAAATAGTGATTTAGAATCTCTCTTCAAAATAGCGATTTGGTGCATTGACACTCCTGAAAAACACTTCGCTAAG GTAATCAACAAGGCCATTGTTGGGCTTGGAACAGATGAAGATTCACTAACCAGAGCCATTGTAAGTCGAGCTGAGATAGACACAATGAAAATTAGAGAAGAGTATTCCAACATGTTCAAAAACAAGCTCGACGACGATGTTATCGGCGACACGTCTGGAGACTACAAGGACATGTTGATGATCTTGCTTGGAGCTAAAGTTTGA